From Epinephelus lanceolatus isolate andai-2023 chromosome 12, ASM4190304v1, whole genome shotgun sequence, the proteins below share one genomic window:
- the LOC117271923 gene encoding beta-1,3-galactosyltransferase 2-like, whose protein sequence is MQWRRRHCCTHTAKFLYLLTLLGLLVFLVQQVWLPKLTGMPRWRGHPVVYGGGELHTTKAKWNMSAPHSAWRFVIVPQSTFKTDTNNSSPEKVGVSSLQGDPTFESTPAANTSQSVEGDLRDNVTHGPFTYIINEPDKCVDSGPAPFLVLLIATEARQVEARNAIRQTWGNESVAPALGFIRLFLLGKNEGELGLLQQRMLEAESRRHHDIIQQDFLDSYKNLTIKTLMGMNWVAMHCPKAGYVMKTDSDMFVNTEYLIYKLLRPELQPKKNYFTGNNMRGFAPNRNKNSKWYMPPELYPGEKYPTFCSGTGYVFSGDLARKIYGVSLRVSRLHLEDVYVGICLAELRIEPTPPPNEFLFNHWRVSYSSCKYSHLITSHGFHPNELLKYWHHLQSNKHNACINPMRGGRAHSGRVYKERPAQ, encoded by the coding sequence ATGCAGTGGAGACGACGCCActgctgtacacacacagcTAAATTTCTCTATCTCCTCACACTGTTGGGTCTGTTGGTCTTTCTGGTCCAACAGGTGTGGCTGCCTAAGCTCACAGGTATGCCACGGTGGAGAGGCCATCCTGTGGTGTACGGAGGGGGTGAACTGCATACCACCAAAGCCAAATGGAACATGAGCGCCCCACATTCAGCGTGGAGGTTTGTCATTGTCCCTCAGTCGACTTTCAAAACTGATACTAACAACAGCTCCCCTGAGAAGGTGGGTGTCTCCTCACTTCAAGGAGACCCAACTTTTGAAAGCACACCAGCAGCCAACACTAGCCAAAGTGTAGAGGGAGACCTTCGTGACAATGTAACCCATGGGCCTTTCACTTATATCATCAACGAGCCAGACAAATGTGTAGACAGCGGACCTGCGCCTTTTCTGGTGTTGCTTATAGCCACTGAGGCTAGGCAGGTGGAGGCAAGAAATGCCATACGGCAGACGTGGGGGAACGAGAGCGTGGCTCCAGCTCTGGGATTCATCCGGTTGTTTCTGCTGGGGAAAAATGAGGGAGAGCTGGGACTTCTACAGCAACGGATGCTAGAAGCAGAGAGCCGGAGGCACCACGATATCATTCAGCAGGACTTTCTGGATTCCTACAAAAACCTGACCATTAAGACATTGATGGGAATGAACTGGGTGGCAATGCACTGCCCAAAAGCCGGCTACGTCATGAAGACTGACAGTGACATGTTCGTCAACACGGAGTACCTCATTTACAAGTTGCTCAGACCAGAACTGCAGCCTAAGAAGAACTACTTTACAGGCAATAACATGAGAGGCTTTGCACCCAAccgaaacaaaaacagcaagtgGTACATGCCCCCTGAGCTGTACCCAGGTGAGAAGTATCCCACCTTCTGCTCTGGGACTGGTTATGTCTTCTCTGGAGACTTGGCGAGGAAGATCTATGGCGTATCGCTGAGAGTCAGCCGCCTGCATCTGGAGGATGTGTATGTGGGAATATGCCTGGCCGAGTTACGAATCGAACCCACTCCTCCGCCCAACGAGTTCCTATTCAACCACTGGCGGGTGTCTTATTCCAGCTGCAAATACAGCCATCTCATAACATCGCATGGGTTTCATCCCAACGAGCTACTTAAATACTGGCATCACCTGCAGAGCAACAAACACAACGCCTGCATCAACCCAATGAGAGGAGGCAGGGCACACTCAGGCAGAGTGTACAAAGAGAGACCAGCACAGTAA